The proteins below are encoded in one region of Paenibacillus albus:
- a CDS encoding carbohydrate ABC transporter permease, with translation MKSIPISKSKQRTAAIDRAKVESKVRAIRNNTLVSRFGSKSRWISLIYQIFVYVILIDLAFVFLYPFIYMVTTTLKQPEDLLDFTIKWIPQSLAWENFYYGMEGLQFMRHLKYSALISGLSVIGQVLSCSFIAYGFARIKFPGREVLFVLCMFTMIVPPQTIIVPLFMQYKTIGWTDSILPMVVPSFFGGGLRGALFIFIFRQLFRGLPWELEDAARVDGCGSFRVYWRIIMPLTPPAIVVTTLLSLVWHWNDFFEPSIYLTSEEKFTIPMMLPRLYQSLTTITGSNFEVFSLPVVMGATFVCLLPMLIVYLLLQRYFIQGVARSGLVE, from the coding sequence GTGAAGTCGATTCCGATATCTAAGTCCAAGCAGCGCACGGCTGCCATTGATCGCGCCAAGGTCGAGAGCAAAGTAAGAGCCATTCGCAACAATACCTTGGTAAGCCGGTTTGGGAGCAAGAGCCGCTGGATCTCGCTGATCTACCAGATCTTTGTCTACGTCATTCTCATTGATTTGGCCTTCGTTTTTCTTTATCCGTTCATTTACATGGTTACGACTACGCTGAAGCAGCCGGAAGATTTGCTCGATTTTACAATCAAGTGGATTCCGCAGAGTTTGGCTTGGGAGAACTTCTATTACGGCATGGAAGGTCTGCAATTCATGCGGCATCTGAAATACTCGGCCCTGATTTCCGGTCTAAGCGTAATCGGCCAGGTGCTTTCATGCTCTTTCATCGCATACGGGTTTGCCCGCATCAAGTTTCCCGGGCGCGAGGTGCTGTTCGTTCTATGCATGTTCACCATGATCGTGCCGCCGCAAACCATTATTGTGCCGCTGTTCATGCAGTACAAAACGATCGGATGGACCGACAGCATCCTGCCGATGGTCGTGCCTTCTTTCTTCGGAGGAGGATTGCGCGGAGCGCTGTTTATCTTCATCTTCCGTCAGCTGTTCAGGGGTCTCCCTTGGGAGCTTGAGGACGCTGCTCGGGTGGATGGCTGCGGCAGCTTCCGAGTCTACTGGCGCATTATTATGCCCCTTACTCCACCGGCTATCGTCGTAACGACGCTGTTGTCGCTCGTATGGCATTGGAATGATTTCTTCGAGCCGTCGATCTATCTGACTTCTGAAGAGAAATTCACGATACCGATGATGCTTCCTCGTCTTTATCAATCGCTGACTACGATTACAGGCAGTAACTTTGAAGTGTTCAGCTTGCCAGTCGTTATGGGCGCGACATTCGTTTGTCTGCTGCCGATGCTCATTGTTTATCTGCTGCTTCAGCGATACTTCATTCAAGGTGTTGCACGTTCAGGGCTTGTTGAATAG
- a CDS encoding carbohydrate ABC transporter permease, whose translation MRGRKLSLERKKMLAGYVYIAPWVIGFALFMLYPLVYSLYLGFHEVVGVGNFQLRSVGWENFNKAFVLDTNFVPLFISVIQDAVINTPLIIVFSLIIAIMLNHNIRGRAFFRAAFFLPVLIGSGLAMQQLLYAGVGRDTLVNGIGVPDEVFLYMGPTFSQIVFDMLSRLTVIFWKTGVQILLFLAGLQGIPVSLYESSRCDGATEWEMFWKITLPLMTPIILLNLVYTCVDSFTDINNRMMVYIKDTAFTKIEMGYSSALGWIYFLFIFVLLILVFVSTRRLVVYTGEK comes from the coding sequence ATGAGAGGGCGTAAATTAAGCCTGGAACGAAAAAAGATGCTCGCAGGGTACGTATATATCGCTCCGTGGGTGATCGGTTTCGCGCTGTTCATGTTGTATCCGCTCGTATATTCCCTCTATCTCGGCTTTCACGAGGTGGTGGGGGTCGGCAACTTCCAGCTTAGGAGTGTCGGATGGGAGAATTTCAATAAAGCATTCGTGCTCGATACGAATTTCGTCCCGCTGTTCATATCCGTTATTCAAGATGCCGTCATCAATACGCCGCTCATCATTGTGTTCTCACTGATCATTGCCATTATGCTCAATCACAACATCCGGGGACGGGCCTTTTTCAGAGCTGCATTCTTCCTTCCCGTCCTGATCGGCTCCGGCCTTGCGATGCAGCAGCTGCTATACGCTGGCGTCGGCAGGGATACGTTGGTCAACGGTATCGGCGTACCTGATGAAGTGTTTCTGTACATGGGACCGACATTCTCTCAGATCGTCTTCGATATGCTAAGCAGGCTGACGGTAATCTTCTGGAAAACCGGTGTACAAATTCTACTGTTCCTTGCGGGCCTTCAAGGAATTCCTGTTTCACTCTATGAATCGTCAAGATGCGACGGGGCAACGGAATGGGAGATGTTCTGGAAGATTACGCTCCCACTGATGACACCGATTATTCTACTTAACTTGGTTTATACCTGTGTCGATTCCTTCACGGATATCAACAATCGCATGATGGTGTATATCAAGGATACTGCCTTTACGAAGATTGAGATGGGGTATTCATCAGCGCTCGGCTGGATTTACTTCCTGTTCATATTCGTGCTTCTCATTCTCGTGTTCGTTTCGACTAGACGTCTCGTTGTTTACACAGGAGAAAAATAA
- a CDS encoding DUF5696 domain-containing protein, whose product MKTITVKRSIYYGAVGLIIAALVILALPSLRSAVDRANHELRVRGDAAQAAADTETTTDAKEPAGSFKKIAETDRLELMFRSSDSAIEVKDKSNGYVWNSAVPHKQAVEEGNELWAASSQSIFHLTYTDPNRPAFEQLETNSVIEQPVIKTKPLENGISVHYDLKQLKISFDMEFTLKENALEVKVPGKSVQESKDNWVMKIAPLPFFGAASDQDKGYAVYPDGPGALSTFKEHHSSYLDPYRASVYGPDTITFNNFKRQENAMLPIFGLKVNNNAFLGMITEGEYDANVLYSPSGYLINLNRVTSELVYRRDYEAVKKDGNLARKPEKDLLREDRTVRYVFFSDKEADYGHMASAYRDFLIKEQGVTPRIKKGDQIPFGLDLLMGIKKSQILFDHFIPTTTFDQAKELMVDLKKRGVTDISANLLGWTGKGYLAYPSGYKPASKLGGTDGLKKLSDYAKEQNVQLFLQDDYVDAWSEFDGFSKRNDVVVGANHFAVTDRYSYEFFLNAGKQNAQFENKVLDPLRKLGISGINFDGIGYINYFDYNKDYPLTREGTAQQWGEMMQKSVKQFGSAASIGGNGYTLKHSSRLFGIPMDDSGYFFTDETIPLYQMVVHGLIPYSGDAQNLFYDPQMQYLKMVEYGYMPYYQFTKNYAEDLKDTYYSDLFSSDYSNWVKQATTQYKEMSEKLQSVWSQAMIDHRKLQDNVYETEYEDGTRVIVNYNPREVQIGDSIVPDKNFIVVKKGG is encoded by the coding sequence ATGAAGACGATTACAGTCAAACGTAGCATCTATTATGGAGCTGTCGGCTTGATCATTGCGGCGCTTGTGATCTTGGCCCTACCCTCTCTGCGAAGCGCCGTAGATCGCGCGAATCACGAGCTGAGGGTGAGGGGCGATGCGGCGCAGGCTGCGGCGGATACGGAGACGACTACAGACGCAAAGGAGCCTGCTGGCAGCTTTAAGAAGATTGCGGAAACGGATCGCCTTGAGCTGATGTTCCGTTCATCCGACTCTGCAATAGAAGTAAAAGACAAGAGCAACGGGTATGTATGGAATTCAGCGGTCCCGCATAAGCAAGCTGTTGAGGAAGGGAACGAACTGTGGGCTGCGAGCAGCCAGTCTATCTTTCACTTAACGTATACGGATCCCAATCGTCCGGCGTTTGAGCAGCTAGAAACCAACTCGGTCATTGAGCAGCCAGTCATCAAGACGAAGCCGCTCGAGAACGGAATATCGGTACACTATGATTTAAAACAATTAAAGATCAGCTTCGATATGGAATTTACGTTGAAGGAAAATGCCCTCGAGGTGAAAGTGCCGGGGAAATCCGTTCAAGAATCGAAGGACAACTGGGTGATGAAGATTGCCCCGCTTCCGTTCTTCGGAGCGGCATCCGACCAAGACAAGGGCTATGCCGTTTATCCTGACGGACCAGGCGCGCTGTCGACCTTCAAAGAGCACCATTCAAGCTATTTGGACCCTTACCGTGCAAGCGTATATGGGCCGGATACCATTACGTTCAACAACTTTAAACGGCAAGAGAACGCCATGCTCCCGATATTCGGCTTGAAGGTGAACAACAATGCTTTTCTTGGCATGATCACCGAAGGCGAATATGATGCAAACGTACTTTACTCACCAAGCGGTTATTTGATTAATCTGAACCGGGTAACCTCGGAGCTCGTCTATCGCCGCGATTATGAAGCGGTGAAGAAAGACGGCAACTTGGCTAGAAAACCGGAGAAGGATTTGCTGCGGGAGGACCGTACCGTCCGTTACGTATTCTTTAGCGATAAGGAAGCCGATTACGGCCATATGGCGAGCGCTTACCGGGACTTTCTCATCAAAGAACAGGGCGTTACTCCTCGAATCAAGAAGGGTGACCAGATCCCATTTGGCCTTGATTTGCTGATGGGCATCAAGAAGAGCCAAATCTTGTTTGACCACTTCATTCCTACGACAACCTTTGATCAGGCGAAGGAACTTATGGTTGACTTGAAGAAACGCGGCGTAACCGATATTTCGGCCAATCTGCTGGGCTGGACGGGAAAAGGATATTTGGCTTACCCATCCGGTTATAAGCCGGCCTCTAAGCTTGGAGGAACAGACGGATTGAAGAAATTAAGCGATTATGCCAAAGAGCAGAACGTGCAGCTGTTTCTACAGGACGACTACGTCGATGCTTGGAGTGAATTCGATGGATTCTCCAAACGTAATGACGTCGTAGTCGGGGCCAACCATTTTGCCGTCACAGACCGTTATAGCTATGAATTCTTCCTGAATGCAGGCAAGCAAAATGCCCAATTCGAGAACAAGGTGCTTGATCCGCTGAGGAAGCTTGGCATCTCAGGCATTAACTTTGATGGAATCGGGTATATCAACTACTTTGACTATAACAAAGATTATCCGCTCACTCGGGAAGGAACAGCCCAGCAGTGGGGAGAGATGATGCAGAAGTCGGTGAAGCAGTTCGGAAGTGCTGCCTCGATCGGAGGAAATGGTTACACGCTTAAACATTCGTCGCGATTATTCGGCATCCCGATGGATGACAGCGGATACTTCTTTACTGATGAGACGATTCCTCTCTATCAAATGGTCGTCCATGGCCTGATCCCTTACTCGGGAGATGCGCAGAACCTGTTCTATGATCCTCAGATGCAGTATCTGAAGATGGTAGAATACGGCTATATGCCTTACTATCAATTCACGAAGAACTATGCCGAGGATCTTAAAGACACCTACTACAGCGATCTGTTCAGTTCGGATTACAGCAATTGGGTGAAGCAAGCGACTACCCAGTATAAAGAAATGAGCGAGAAGCTGCAGTCTGTTTGGTCACAAGCTATGATCGATCATCGCAAGCTGCAAGACAATGTGTACGAGACCGAGTACGAGGACGGAACGCGGGTTATCGTCAATTATAATCCTCGTGAGGTTCAAATCGGTGATTCGATCGTGCCGGACAAAAACTTCATCGTCGTGAAGAAAGGGGGATGA
- a CDS encoding Yip1 family protein, which yields MNRSVAFKQSGFRSLRLGVAILFHPADGFEEIQKSRSLITAFVLILMTLCVRIITIYMTSFHITSLQPEDADLNLELIRFVAPLISGVIACYLITTIMDGESHFSQILTAMSYSLVPYIVFAIPLAALSLILSRGELGLYNSINSLIWIWVALLIVIQLKVLNDYTFKKTIGVLLLILFTFITFWGTIGLAFALTNHVIQFVREVIVEIQYLVNN from the coding sequence TTGAACAGATCAGTAGCATTTAAACAGTCGGGTTTTCGCTCGCTGCGGCTCGGAGTCGCGATATTGTTTCATCCTGCGGACGGTTTCGAGGAAATTCAGAAGTCCAGAAGTCTCATTACAGCCTTCGTGCTCATTCTGATGACCTTATGCGTCCGAATCATAACGATCTACATGACAAGCTTCCATATCACATCTCTGCAGCCCGAAGACGCTGATTTGAATCTGGAATTAATCCGCTTCGTGGCACCGCTTATTTCAGGGGTTATCGCTTGTTATTTGATTACGACGATTATGGATGGCGAGTCTCACTTCAGCCAAATCCTGACGGCGATGTCTTATTCCTTAGTTCCGTATATCGTATTCGCGATACCACTTGCGGCGCTTTCCTTAATTTTGTCCAGAGGCGAACTAGGCCTGTATAACAGTATTAATTCACTGATCTGGATCTGGGTTGCGCTGCTAATCGTCATCCAGTTAAAGGTGCTCAATGATTATACGTTCAAAAAGACAATCGGCGTTTTGCTGTTAATCCTGTTTACGTTCATCACCTTTTGGGGGACAATCGGGCTTGCATTCGCGCTTACGAACCATGTAATACAATTCGTGCGTGAAGTCATCGTTGAAATCCAATACTTGGTGAACAATTAA
- a CDS encoding NHL repeat-containing protein: MIKRISVGIIGCLLFLVGTLPAYALPQMSYTFDPLHGYRIPIPLTYTVNKVILDIDALGFNKPGDLFIDDKGLLYVADTDNNRIVKLSGDGKVLAIFGKDQGVELHEPSGIFVDQYGDMFVADTGSKKVIHLSPEGKFVEDFGKPESSLLRKDLEFAPDKVLMDRRGYLYVLNKNDYSGFMMIDAMNRFRGYIGANRVPFDWTRLLVRLLATPEQREQLNNAVPAQNSNLTIDNKGFIYTPTVLIDKDQIKKFNAMGENIYAKKTFGESSIDSGALEQPYFVDIAVDQYGIVNALDAMSRKIYQYDQEGNLLAVFGGQGDTKSRFEYPSSIVVDKSGKIYVLDRDRNNIQIFQPTRFSELVHQASQLYFNGRYQDALVPWSEVLKIDENFPLAHRGVAKALMKEEKWKEAMKEFKLGGDQDGYSKAFAEHRHDIMRKYLGWIIIAAIAIIYALYLIVKYMIRITNTVIRRYGF; this comes from the coding sequence ATGATAAAACGGATATCGGTGGGCATTATCGGCTGTCTGCTGTTTCTGGTCGGCACTCTGCCCGCCTATGCTCTTCCGCAAATGTCGTATACCTTTGATCCGCTGCATGGCTATCGAATTCCGATTCCGCTTACGTACACGGTAAACAAGGTCATCCTCGATATCGACGCGCTGGGCTTCAACAAACCAGGTGATTTGTTTATCGATGACAAGGGGCTTCTCTATGTAGCCGATACGGACAACAATCGGATCGTCAAATTAAGCGGAGACGGCAAGGTGCTCGCTATCTTCGGCAAGGATCAAGGTGTGGAGCTGCATGAACCGAGCGGTATTTTCGTTGATCAGTACGGCGATATGTTCGTGGCGGATACAGGCAGCAAGAAGGTCATTCACCTTTCGCCGGAAGGGAAGTTCGTTGAGGATTTCGGCAAGCCGGAATCAAGCCTGCTTCGTAAGGACCTTGAATTCGCTCCAGATAAAGTTCTTATGGACCGACGTGGTTACTTGTACGTACTGAACAAGAATGACTACAGCGGTTTTATGATGATCGATGCGATGAACCGGTTCCGCGGCTATATCGGGGCCAACCGTGTCCCTTTCGATTGGACGAGGCTGCTGGTTCGATTGCTCGCAACGCCTGAACAGAGAGAACAGCTGAACAATGCGGTTCCTGCGCAAAATTCGAATTTGACCATCGATAACAAAGGCTTTATCTATACGCCTACCGTTCTAATCGACAAGGATCAGATTAAGAAGTTCAACGCGATGGGAGAAAACATCTACGCGAAGAAGACTTTCGGTGAATCGTCAATTGACAGTGGTGCACTGGAGCAGCCGTATTTTGTTGATATCGCGGTCGATCAATACGGCATCGTGAACGCACTTGATGCGATGTCCCGCAAAATTTACCAGTACGATCAAGAAGGCAACCTGCTTGCGGTATTCGGTGGACAAGGGGATACGAAGAGCCGCTTTGAATATCCGTCCAGCATCGTTGTCGATAAGTCCGGCAAGATTTATGTGCTTGACCGTGACCGTAACAACATTCAAATTTTCCAACCGACTCGCTTCTCGGAGCTTGTTCATCAGGCAAGCCAATTGTACTTCAACGGGCGTTATCAGGACGCGCTGGTTCCATGGAGTGAAGTGCTCAAGATCGATGAGAACTTCCCGCTTGCCCACCGCGGCGTTGCGAAAGCGCTGATGAAAGAAGAGAAATGGAAAGAGGCAATGAAAGAATTCAAGCTTGGCGGAGATCAGGATGGCTACTCGAAGGCCTTTGCCGAACACAGGCATGACATCATGCGCAAGTACCTCGGCTGGATCATCATCGCAGCGATCGCTATCATATATGCTCTGTATCTGATCGTGAAATATATGATCCGCATTACCAATACCGTCATTAGGAGGTATGGCTTTTGA
- a CDS encoding carbohydrate ABC transporter permease, translating to MTISYAKFAARFSRGLLYLFMIALVGFTALPIIYMVSTAFKPLDELFLYPPRFLVHRPTMRNFFDLLTATDSSVVPFSRYIFNSVFVSSAIVGISLVVCSLGAYVLSKLKPPGARFIFAVILSALMFAPQVTQIPTYLIVSGLGLVNTYWALILPKVAVAFNIFLMKQFFDQIPDALIEAAHIDGASEWTIFWKVIMAVSKPAWATLIIFSFIGNWNDYFSALVFTTSETMKTLPLAIQTLAGGPGVVARSGALAAGTFLVTLPPIVIFLLFQKLVMNTMVYSGIKS from the coding sequence GTGACGATAAGCTATGCGAAATTTGCAGCCCGCTTCAGCAGGGGATTGCTATACCTGTTCATGATTGCATTGGTCGGTTTTACAGCTCTGCCTATCATTTATATGGTCTCGACGGCGTTTAAGCCGCTTGACGAGCTGTTCTTGTACCCGCCGAGATTTCTCGTGCATCGACCGACCATGCGGAACTTCTTTGATTTATTGACGGCAACCGATAGCTCGGTTGTTCCGTTCTCACGCTATATTTTCAACAGTGTGTTTGTTTCATCCGCTATTGTAGGGATCAGCTTGGTCGTGTGCAGCCTCGGCGCATACGTGTTGTCCAAGCTTAAACCTCCTGGTGCCAGATTCATCTTTGCTGTTATTCTGTCGGCGCTCATGTTCGCGCCGCAAGTAACGCAAATCCCGACGTACCTTATCGTGTCGGGTCTGGGGCTGGTGAATACCTACTGGGCATTAATCTTGCCGAAGGTTGCCGTAGCTTTCAACATCTTCTTGATGAAGCAGTTCTTCGATCAGATTCCGGATGCGCTCATCGAAGCTGCACATATCGACGGAGCATCGGAATGGACGATCTTCTGGAAAGTCATCATGGCTGTCAGTAAGCCGGCTTGGGCGACGCTAATCATATTCTCGTTCATTGGCAACTGGAATGATTACTTCTCGGCTCTTGTATTTACGACAAGCGAGACGATGAAGACGCTGCCGCTGGCCATCCAGACGCTTGCCGGGGGACCGGGCGTTGTTGCAAGGTCTGGCGCACTTGCAGCCGGTACCTTCTTAGTTACGCTTCCGCCGATCGTAATCTTTCTTCTGTTCCAAAAGCTGGTCATGAATACGATGGTGTATTCAGGGATCAAATCCTAG
- a CDS encoding carbohydrate ABC transporter permease translates to MQGSLEVNNPIQLTAQKASRFKLSSSMKRNVMGYLFLSPFLILFIVFTVIPVVQSVYLSFTYYNMLQPAKWIGLSNYSVLFLEDDIFIKSLKNTFVFAVIAGPLSYCLSFMLAWVINSLRARMLFSLAFYVPSITSGIALSIVWLYIFSGDRYGLLNNLMLSWGMISEPILWTTDPDTIMPVIIIVSLWMSMGTGFLVFLAGLQNVSPELYEAGSIDGITSKFQELWYITLPLMKPQLLFGAVNSIVAAFGVFDIAVALAGMPSPNYAGHTIISHLFDYAFIRFELGYASAIAVFLFFVTLGLGRIVMRLLSSKDQ, encoded by the coding sequence ATGCAAGGCAGTTTGGAAGTGAACAATCCGATTCAGCTGACGGCGCAGAAAGCAAGCCGGTTCAAATTATCGAGTTCGATGAAGAGAAATGTGATGGGATACTTATTCTTGAGCCCGTTTCTCATTCTGTTCATCGTCTTCACCGTCATTCCTGTCGTCCAATCCGTTTACCTCAGCTTTACCTACTACAACATGCTTCAACCGGCAAAATGGATTGGACTGTCGAATTATAGCGTCTTGTTCTTGGAAGACGATATCTTCATCAAATCGCTTAAGAACACCTTTGTCTTCGCAGTCATCGCAGGCCCGCTGAGCTATTGCTTATCGTTTATGCTTGCGTGGGTCATTAATTCGCTGCGTGCCAGGATGCTCTTCTCGCTCGCATTCTATGTACCGTCCATTACGAGCGGTATCGCGTTATCCATCGTTTGGCTTTACATTTTCTCCGGTGACAGGTATGGACTATTGAACAACCTGATGCTCAGCTGGGGGATGATCTCTGAGCCGATTCTTTGGACAACGGACCCGGATACGATTATGCCGGTCATTATTATCGTTTCCTTATGGATGAGTATGGGTACAGGCTTTCTCGTCTTTCTCGCTGGTTTGCAGAATGTGTCGCCCGAGCTGTACGAAGCGGGCTCCATTGACGGGATTACGAGCAAGTTTCAGGAATTATGGTATATTACGCTGCCTCTGATGAAGCCTCAGCTGCTGTTCGGCGCTGTTAACTCCATCGTCGCTGCCTTTGGCGTATTCGATATCGCGGTCGCGCTGGCCGGAATGCCGAGCCCGAACTATGCGGGTCATACCATTATTTCGCATCTCTTTGACTATGCGTTTATTCGTTTCGAGCTCGGATATGCATCTGCCATTGCGGTATTCCTGTTCTTCGTCACCTTGGGCTTGGGACGTATCGTAATGAGACTGTTATCATCCAAAGATCAATAG